One stretch of bacterium DNA includes these proteins:
- a CDS encoding Hsp70 family protein, translating into MIDSRYIVGIDLGTTNCAVGFVDTADPSVREGNYEVHYLQIPQLVHEGAVEYRNLLPSFLYLPGSYELAKGSLALPWDAERTFAIGELARTRGAEVPQRLVSSAKSWLCYGEVDRKAPILPWGSPAEVEKVSPLEASRRYLEHIRETWNYVKGEDDPGNFLEHQQIFLTVPASFDAVARELTMEAARDAGLENAILLEEPQAAFYSWIHANEEWRGRVKVGDLVLVCDIGGGTTDLSLIAVAEEDGALVLNRVAVGEHILLGGDNMDLALAVAIQNKMREEGAPARLDTWQNRILWQNCRLAKETILNDPDCQEYSVTIPGRGSSLIGGTLSSRLSRRMVESVLVEGFFPECSAEDRPRTQRAVGLQEWGLPYAADAAVTRHLARFLGAQIGALENFPQLREKNPGKKFIHPTAILFNGGVFKAGLLQERLVEILNSWIEAEGGNPLKVLPETNLDLAVAHGAASYGLARRGQGIRIRGGAARSYYIGIETSMPSVPGFPPPIKALCVVPFGLEEGTEEEIPGQEFGLVVGEPAEFRFFASSTRRSDQIGELIENWSDEIEELASLEAHLTMEGKEGVAIPVRLHAHLTEIGTLELWFVSRDEHNRWKLEFTVRKPYGE; encoded by the coding sequence ACTATCTTCAGATTCCCCAGTTGGTTCATGAGGGAGCAGTGGAGTACCGAAACCTTTTGCCCTCATTCCTGTATCTGCCCGGATCGTATGAGCTGGCAAAAGGAAGCCTGGCTCTGCCCTGGGATGCGGAGCGCACCTTTGCCATCGGTGAGCTGGCCAGGACACGGGGGGCCGAGGTGCCCCAGCGGCTGGTTTCCTCGGCCAAATCCTGGCTCTGCTACGGTGAAGTGGATCGGAAGGCCCCGATTCTGCCCTGGGGGAGTCCGGCCGAGGTTGAAAAAGTATCGCCTCTTGAGGCTTCACGGCGCTATCTGGAGCATATCCGGGAAACCTGGAATTATGTAAAAGGCGAGGACGATCCAGGGAATTTCCTCGAACATCAGCAGATTTTTCTGACTGTTCCGGCCTCCTTCGATGCCGTGGCCAGGGAGCTGACCATGGAAGCGGCCCGGGATGCAGGTCTGGAAAACGCCATTTTGCTGGAAGAGCCGCAGGCGGCCTTTTATTCCTGGATCCACGCCAATGAGGAATGGCGGGGCAGGGTGAAAGTCGGCGATCTTGTTCTGGTCTGCGACATCGGAGGAGGAACCACTGACCTGAGCCTGATCGCGGTCGCTGAGGAAGACGGAGCGCTGGTCCTCAACCGCGTGGCTGTCGGTGAGCACATCCTTCTGGGCGGCGATAACATGGACCTGGCTCTGGCTGTGGCTATCCAGAACAAAATGCGGGAGGAAGGCGCACCGGCGCGCCTCGATACCTGGCAGAACCGCATCCTGTGGCAAAACTGCCGTCTGGCCAAGGAGACCATCCTGAATGATCCCGACTGCCAGGAATATTCGGTCACCATCCCCGGACGGGGGAGCAGTCTGATCGGAGGCACGCTGAGCAGCCGGTTGAGCCGCCGGATGGTGGAATCGGTGCTGGTTGAGGGATTTTTCCCGGAATGCAGTGCCGAAGACCGCCCCAGAACACAGCGGGCCGTGGGTCTTCAGGAATGGGGATTACCCTATGCCGCCGATGCCGCGGTCACCCGCCATCTGGCCCGTTTCCTGGGGGCACAGATTGGTGCTTTGGAGAATTTCCCGCAATTGCGCGAGAAAAATCCGGGGAAAAAATTTATCCATCCCACAGCGATCCTTTTTAACGGCGGAGTCTTTAAGGCCGGTCTTCTCCAGGAACGGCTGGTCGAGATTCTCAACTCCTGGATCGAGGCCGAAGGAGGAAATCCGCTGAAGGTGTTACCGGAAACAAACCTTGATCTGGCTGTGGCTCATGGGGCTGCCTCATACGGTCTGGCCCGCCGTGGTCAGGGTATCCGCATTCGCGGAGGTGCCGCCCGCTCATACTACATCGGCATTGAAACCTCCATGCCTTCCGTGCCCGGATTTCCTCCGCCGATCAAGGCCTTGTGTGTTGTGCCCTTCGGCCTGGAAGAGGGGACCGAAGAGGAGATCCCCGGCCAGGAATTCGGCCTGGTCGTGGGTGAGCCTGCGGAATTTCGCTTTTTCGCCTCCTCGACCCGACGGAGCGACCAGATTGGAGAGCTGATCGAAAACTGGTCGGATGAAATCGAGGAATTGGCCTCGCTTGAAGCGCACCTCACGATGGAAGGAAAGGAAGGAGTCGCCATTCCGGTTCGTCTCCATGCTCATCTTACGGAAATCGGCACCCTGGAGCTGTGGTTTGTCAGCCGGGATGAGCACAACCGCTGGAAACTGGAATTTACCGTCAGGAAACCCTACGGGGAATAA
- the tcmP gene encoding three-Cys-motif partner protein TcmP, whose protein sequence is MDQYIFVELSSDFVMGLESLRQQFPQKANRIDIVREEANSFLQSWCEKQNWRTTRAVVFLDPYGMQVEWKTIDAIAHTKAIDLWILCPLGQAVNRLLTKNQPPSDSWAARLTKFFGTEEWKKAFYRTPKQTTLFGPEDSLQKNADFDSIGKFFINRLETVFVKVAQNPLPLRNSRNVPIFLLCFASANPKGAPTAVKIAQYILGK, encoded by the coding sequence ATGGATCAATATATTTTTGTCGAACTCAGCTCAGATTTTGTCATGGGATTGGAATCCTTGCGTCAGCAGTTTCCCCAAAAGGCAAACAGAATAGACATAGTTCGGGAGGAAGCAAATAGCTTTCTTCAGTCCTGGTGCGAGAAGCAAAATTGGCGAACTACCCGTGCTGTGGTTTTCCTTGACCCTTATGGAATGCAGGTCGAATGGAAAACGATTGATGCTATCGCACACACTAAAGCAATTGACTTATGGATCCTGTGCCCACTTGGACAAGCGGTGAACCGGCTTTTGACAAAAAATCAACCGCCGTCAGATAGTTGGGCTGCACGGCTTACAAAATTTTTCGGCACAGAGGAGTGGAAAAAGGCATTTTATCGAACGCCAAAACAAACGACTTTATTCGGTCCTGAAGACAGCCTTCAGAAAAATGCTGATTTTGATTCGATTGGCAAGTTCTTTATAAACCGACTTGAAACAGTTTTCGTAAAGGTGGCCCAGAATCCTTTACCCCTTCGTAACTCAAGGAATGTGCCGATCTTCCTTCTCTGTTTTGCCTCTGCTAATCCGAAAGGTGCTCCTACTGCTGTGAAAATTGCTCAATATATATTAGGGAAGTAA
- a CDS encoding phage Gp37/Gp68 family protein has protein sequence MATRSKIEWTDITWNPVTGCTKVSPGCMHCYAERMAHRLQAMGQARYKNAFNLTLHYDLIEQPLRWFKPQMVFVNSMSDLFHEEVPFEFIQQIFNIMALCPHHIFQILTKRSERLRDISHLLTWPENVWMGVSIENESTVYRIDDIIQVPSSVRFLSCEPLIGPLDNLPLQGIQWVIVGGESGPGARLMHIEWVESILRQCKKQNVPFFFKQWGGVHKHLTGRILHDRTYDELPGAAYRHPHAPVLFKVA, from the coding sequence GTGGCTACAAGATCGAAAATTGAATGGACTGACATTACATGGAACCCAGTGACTGGCTGCACAAAAGTCAGTCCTGGGTGTATGCACTGCTATGCTGAGCGTATGGCACATAGGCTGCAAGCTATGGGGCAAGCACGATATAAAAATGCTTTCAACCTAACGTTACATTATGATTTGATTGAGCAGCCGCTGAGATGGTTCAAGCCTCAGATGGTTTTTGTAAATTCCATGAGCGACCTGTTTCATGAAGAGGTACCCTTTGAATTTATCCAGCAAATATTCAATATCATGGCGCTTTGCCCTCACCATATTTTCCAGATCTTGACAAAGCGGAGTGAACGCCTTCGGGATATCTCTCACCTCCTAACTTGGCCTGAGAATGTCTGGATGGGCGTTAGTATTGAAAACGAGAGTACTGTCTATCGCATCGATGATATTATACAAGTTCCTTCCAGCGTTCGGTTTCTGTCTTGCGAGCCGCTCATAGGCCCGCTTGATAATTTACCTCTTCAAGGGATTCAGTGGGTCATAGTGGGTGGAGAGTCGGGTCCAGGTGCCCGTCTAATGCATATTGAATGGGTAGAGAGCATATTACGCCAATGTAAAAAGCAGAATGTGCCGTTTTTCTTTAAACAATGGGGAGGGGTTCATAAGCATCTCACCGGACGAATCCTTCACGATAGGACATACGATGAACTGCCTGGAGCAGCGTATAGGCATCCACATGCACCAGTATTATTTAAAGTGGCC